The DNA window TGATTAGCCGTTACAATCAGGCAAACATTAAATGGAGGCTAGGTATGAAGGTTTTAGTTACAGGTGGCATGGGCTACATTGGTAGCCACACGTGCATTCAAATGATTGAGGCAGGGATGACGCCTGTTATTCTTGATAACCTCTACAACAGTAAAGCCAGCGTACTCGAGCGCGTAGAGAAAGTCTCTGGTGTTAAACCTGTCTTTGTGCAAGGTGACATTCGTAATAAGGATTTGCTTGTCAGCACTATGCAACAGCATGGTATTGAAGCGGTCATTCACTTTGCTGGTTTAAAAGCGGTTGGTGAATCGGTACAAAAACCACTGGAGTATTACGATAACAATGTGAATGGAACGCTAGTCCTTGTGGCTGCAATGCGTGAAGCTGGCGTGAAGTCATTAGTCTTTAGTTCGTCTGCCACTGTGTATGGCGACCCTGCGAGTGTGCCAATTACCGAAGATTTCCCAACCAGTGCAACCAACCCCTATGGACGCAGTAAATTGATGGTGGAAGAGTGCTTAACGGATTTCCAAAAAGCGAATCCTGATTGGAGCATTACGCTGCTACGCTATTTCAACCCTGTTGGTTCTCATCCATCGGGTGAACTTGGGGAAGATCCTCAAGGTATTCCAAACAACTTGATGCCGTTTGTGTCTCAAGTTGCTGTTGGTCGTCGTGAATTCCTTTCAGTGTTTGGTAGCGATTATCCAACCAAAGATGGTACTGGCGTGCGTGATTACATCCATGTGATGGATTTGGCTGATGGCCATGTTGCTGCGTTAAACCGTGTTGGTCAACAAGCTGGCTTGCATATCTATAACCTAGGTACAGGTAATGGTTACAGTGTGTTGGATATGGTAAAAGCGTTTGAAAAAGCGTGTGGTAAACCGGTGCCATATAAGTTGGTTGAACGCCGCCCAGGTGATATTGCGGAGTGTTGGGCTGATCCAAGTAAAGCTCAGAACGATTTAGGTTGGAAAGCGGTACGTACCTTAGATGAGATGACTCAAGATACTTGGCGTTGGCAATCTCATAACCCACAGGGTTATCCAGAAGTTTAGTGCGCCGTTGCTAAGGTAAAAACTTGCTCTGGCAAACACTTGCACCGTAAAACTTGTTACGGAAAATAAATAAAAAAACCACTGAGTATTTCAGTGGTTTTTTTGTCAGTTGCAACCCATCTCATTGCTTTCGGATTGTGAGCCCTGGCGCGATTGTTACATCGCACCAAACGCCATGCTGACATCTAATGTCGCATTAAACGGTTGTCCTACAGCGATAGAGTAGGCAGAACTACCGATGGAAGAGGTGTAGTAAGTCTTATCAAAAATGTTGTTCAAGTTAAGCTGAACTTTGATCGGATTGGTGGTATGGAACGTGTACGCAGCAAACAGATCGGCTATGGCATACTCAGGTAAGTAATAGCTGTTGTCGTTGTCACCTGCGCGTTTGGATGCGCCATGCACACCACCACCGTAACGAAGATCATCGTTATCTTGCATTAGGTTACCATGGTCATACGACAAGAACAGAGACGCCGTATGTTTTGCTACGTTAGGTAATGCTTTACCTTCGTAATCTGGATCTTTGAGCACTTTGGTATCGGTATAAGCGTAGCTACCAATCGCTTGTAGGCGTTCCGTTAGCTGCGCTGTCATATCAAATTCAATACCTTGTGAACGAACTAGACCCGCGGTGTTGTATACAGTACTGTCATTAACCGTTTCTGAGTAAGCCACGTTTTTCTTACGTGCGTGATACGCGGCTAAAGTGGCATTAAAGCGCTCATTAATGTCGAATTTACTGCCGACTTCATATGAGATGCCTTCTTCTGGGTCTAAGTTACCGTACTCACTGGTGATGGAGCTGTTGGGTCTAAATGTTTTACCCACGTTGGTATAGAGGGAAACCATAGGATTGAGTTTCCACACTAAGCCAGCGTTAGGTAGCAGAGCATTACCATCTGTATCGGTATTTTCTGTATCGCCCCGACCAGCCACGATGTCATATTGTTGGTAACGTAAACCACCAACTAAGATCCATTCATCATTAAGGTGGAACTGATCTTGCCCGTAAACGGAAGCGGTGTTGATGGTTTCATATTCCAAAACAGAGCTTGAAGAGTCATAAGTACACCCTTCCATCTCGCCATAAGTAGGATCGTTGACATTAAAATTAGAGTTCTTATTACAGTTTTGTAGTTTTGAACGGCGAGTCTTTTCATTGTCGTATGATGCGCCAAACAACAGATCATTTTGTTTTTGGAACAGATCAACACTTCCAGTCAAATCACTGCGAACCGCATGTGTTTTCACTTTGTAGAAACCACGAACGTCCGCGCGACGAGTCACTGCGCCAGTCTCTGAGTTGTAACCTAAGGTACGAACTTGATTGGCTTTAAAATCGTCTTGCGAGTACGCGTAACGCGTATCGAGATTCCAAGTGTCATTGAGTGCCTGATTTAGCGTAACTTTTGCCATATCAGAATCACCTTCGTATTTTGAAAGTGCTTCGTCTAGGCGAGTGCGTCGGCTGACATCAACAAATTTATTTTTGGTTGTGTCATAGATGGTGCCACGATCGTAAGGAATCAGGTAATGCTGGTGGAAGTATGAGACAACCAGTTCAGTGCTGTCGGTACTCCACATCAATGATGGCGCGACAGTCCAATTACGGTTGGTGCCAAAATTGCGCCAGTAATCGCTGTCTTCATATTCGCCGATAAAACGGTAGGCAAAGTTACTGTCGCTAATGCCATCGGTAATATCCATACCGTATTTTTGACCATAACGACCAGCCCCCATCGCCGAGAGTTTGGACCATACTTTGGCACCAAATTCGGTTTGTGGCTTTTTCGTCACCACGTTCACCATACCGCTTGGATCTAACACGCCGTAAAGGGTGGATGAAGGACCTTTAAGCACTTCAACTTGTTCGGTCGTGACGTTAAATGAATGAGGTAGCGCAGTTTTGAGGCCGTCTGTTAATACTGAACCATCACGAGAGGAACCAAAGCCACGACGAATGATCGCGTCTTCTTTACCGCCGATATCGTTGGTCTGAGTTACACCACTGACGTTGGTCAAAGCATCAATCAACGAATCCGATTCTTGATCTTGCAATACCTGAGAGGTGACGGTAGTGACTGCTTTAGGAATGTCCATGATGGAGGCATTACTGCGTGTCGCCACCGAACTGGTTGGCATTGTGTAGGTTGTTTTATGCTGTTGCCCCGTCACAACGATGGTTTCTGTTGTCTGGGGGTTAGCCGCGGCCTGTCCGTCTTCAGCCAGTGCTGGTAAAGAGAGCATCGCAAGGAAAAGAGGCGAAAATGTAAAGTGTTGCTGCCAAGTTCGCAAAGTGTTACGGCGAACAATTAAAGAATCGAATGAAGTCATTGTTGTACTGCTTATTAACCAACGTCTCTGTTATGAAACGTATTGCAAATTGTAAAAATGTGAATACCAAAGGTCGTTTTTTCTCATATATGTAAGACAAATACAAATGATTTTCATTAGTAAGCTCAATAAAGTGAAAATTATCGATAACCTAAGTGAGTGTTCGATGATCCTAATGAGGTATTTGATGTGATATTGATCGACTGGATTGCGTGTCGTATTGAAATTGATCTTAAGAATGAATGAAAATTGCCAACATTGAGAATCGGAGGTGATATTGTGTCTGTCGGCAAAACCATTTTAAGTCTAGCGTTAATGAGTAGCTCTGCGATGAGCTGGTCTGCGCCTTTGCTTAATCTGAATTCATCAAATGAACGCTGTGAGCCGGCTGATCTGACATTTGACTCTCTTGCTATTTCTACATCTTATGTAACAGAAACAGGATGGGATAGAGCATCCTGTCAACCTTTGACGACCAAGCTTGTTCCGGTTCGTTGGAATTTAGCACCAGCCGCATCATCTCGTCTTTGGCAATGGTACTCCGTTGAGCCATTAGTTGATGCTATTCCTGCACTGGGTTCGGTTAGCTTTGCATTAGGGCAAGCCGTTTTAAAACAAGAAAAAGTCGATGAGCTTTTAAGAGTGCGCACTGAGCAAAGCTCTCGTATCAGCTTGTCGATGGAGTACAGCACCAAGCTTTTCGATAACGATTTGACCTTGGTTCCTATGGTGAGCCGCACCACGTTGTGGACTGAGTCTGAGAGTGGTTCTAGGCAAGCGCTGGATACCTATCAACAGGTTCATAAAGAAGAATTGACCCTTAGCTATGGCTATCCATTAACGTCCAGTCTTGGTTACTCAACTTATCTTTATGGGATCTGGAGTTCAGACCGAGTGGGTAATGCACCTGTTTCTGTGGTGAACGATTACGCTCTGCATGGCTTTGAGTTCGTGCAAACTACCGGAAGCGAAGGATACTTTTGGCGTAACGACTTTCATTATGATCTTGGCGATATCCAAGATGTTGGTACTGTAATGACCGTCCTCTCTGTCGATATGGGGCAAATTGGTCAAGATAGATTTTACACACTCGCGAATGACACTGTGGTTGGCGCGGCACTCTCAGTGATGTTAGCGCATCCACGTTATGAAACCACCTTATCATTAGGTTTACCGGTGGATCATCCAAGTGAGTTCTACACGGATCAATACACCCTCTACTACTGGTTCAAGTTCAAACTCTAAAGTACAAATTAGCTTAATTCTCTATAGACAAAGCCGTCTATTGCTTATGGCAGACGGCTTTTTGTTTGCGTTCTAT is part of the Vibrio porteresiae DSM 19223 genome and encodes:
- the galE gene encoding UDP-glucose 4-epimerase GalE, which codes for MKVLVTGGMGYIGSHTCIQMIEAGMTPVILDNLYNSKASVLERVEKVSGVKPVFVQGDIRNKDLLVSTMQQHGIEAVIHFAGLKAVGESVQKPLEYYDNNVNGTLVLVAAMREAGVKSLVFSSSATVYGDPASVPITEDFPTSATNPYGRSKLMVEECLTDFQKANPDWSITLLRYFNPVGSHPSGELGEDPQGIPNNLMPFVSQVAVGRREFLSVFGSDYPTKDGTGVRDYIHVMDLADGHVAALNRVGQQAGLHIYNLGTGNGYSVLDMVKAFEKACGKPVPYKLVERRPGDIAECWADPSKAQNDLGWKAVRTLDEMTQDTWRWQSHNPQGYPEV
- a CDS encoding TonB-dependent siderophore receptor is translated as MTSFDSLIVRRNTLRTWQQHFTFSPLFLAMLSLPALAEDGQAAANPQTTETIVVTGQQHKTTYTMPTSSVATRSNASIMDIPKAVTTVTSQVLQDQESDSLIDALTNVSGVTQTNDIGGKEDAIIRRGFGSSRDGSVLTDGLKTALPHSFNVTTEQVEVLKGPSSTLYGVLDPSGMVNVVTKKPQTEFGAKVWSKLSAMGAGRYGQKYGMDITDGISDSNFAYRFIGEYEDSDYWRNFGTNRNWTVAPSLMWSTDSTELVVSYFHQHYLIPYDRGTIYDTTKNKFVDVSRRTRLDEALSKYEGDSDMAKVTLNQALNDTWNLDTRYAYSQDDFKANQVRTLGYNSETGAVTRRADVRGFYKVKTHAVRSDLTGSVDLFQKQNDLLFGASYDNEKTRRSKLQNCNKNSNFNVNDPTYGEMEGCTYDSSSSVLEYETINTASVYGQDQFHLNDEWILVGGLRYQQYDIVAGRGDTENTDTDGNALLPNAGLVWKLNPMVSLYTNVGKTFRPNSSITSEYGNLDPEEGISYEVGSKFDINERFNATLAAYHARKKNVAYSETVNDSTVYNTAGLVRSQGIEFDMTAQLTERLQAIGSYAYTDTKVLKDPDYEGKALPNVAKHTASLFLSYDHGNLMQDNDDLRYGGGVHGASKRAGDNDNSYYLPEYAIADLFAAYTFHTTNPIKVQLNLNNIFDKTYYTSSIGSSAYSIAVGQPFNATLDVSMAFGAM
- a CDS encoding ShlB/FhaC/HecB family hemolysin secretion/activation protein, with the protein product MSVGKTILSLALMSSSAMSWSAPLLNLNSSNERCEPADLTFDSLAISTSYVTETGWDRASCQPLTTKLVPVRWNLAPAASSRLWQWYSVEPLVDAIPALGSVSFALGQAVLKQEKVDELLRVRTEQSSRISLSMEYSTKLFDNDLTLVPMVSRTTLWTESESGSRQALDTYQQVHKEELTLSYGYPLTSSLGYSTYLYGIWSSDRVGNAPVSVVNDYALHGFEFVQTTGSEGYFWRNDFHYDLGDIQDVGTVMTVLSVDMGQIGQDRFYTLANDTVVGAALSVMLAHPRYETTLSLGLPVDHPSEFYTDQYTLYYWFKFKL